One segment of Virgibacillus doumboii DNA contains the following:
- a CDS encoding amidase family protein has translation MSFTLTETTISKMQQEMDAGNLSAKKLTMLYLEQIGTYNNEINAVLEINPEALHIAEAIDTERAQKGARGLLHGIPILVKDNINTGDKTHTTAGSVALKNNYADDDAFIIKKLRETGAVILGKTNLTEWANFMTEGMPNGYSSLSGQVMNPYGPGKFDVGGSSSGSGAAIAANFAAGAIGTETSGSILSPASSNSLVGIKPTVGLLSRTGIIPISNSQDTAGPMTRTVEDAAIMLDVLTGVDEEDPATSMMPRDINHSYSASLNQNGLQNAKLGISRDYLEELNEEENNIINAALTDIENAGARIIDPVSLPSDLDDMNVLFHEFKSGVNAYLNDLSANVRVHSLSEVIQFNTSYEEAALKYGQTILKHSDEKSGKLVEAEYINARLNDLKMSQDKGIDKTMDEHKLDALIFANNYGAGIAAKAGYPSISVPAGYTSEGKPVGITFTGKAFFEAKLIELAYAYEQATKHRKAPKLG, from the coding sequence ATGTCGTTCACACTAACCGAAACAACCATTTCCAAAATGCAGCAGGAGATGGATGCCGGAAATCTATCAGCAAAAAAACTAACCATGTTGTATCTGGAACAAATCGGAACGTACAATAATGAAATCAATGCTGTTTTGGAAATTAACCCAGAAGCATTACACATTGCGGAGGCAATCGACACAGAGCGTGCTCAAAAAGGCGCGCGTGGTCTGCTTCACGGCATTCCCATCTTAGTAAAGGACAATATCAACACCGGCGATAAAACACATACGACAGCAGGTTCTGTTGCCCTCAAAAATAATTATGCGGATGATGATGCTTTTATCATCAAAAAACTGCGTGAGACTGGTGCTGTCATCCTGGGAAAGACCAATTTAACCGAGTGGGCTAATTTTATGACAGAAGGAATGCCAAATGGTTACAGTTCGCTGAGTGGACAGGTTATGAATCCATATGGACCGGGCAAGTTCGATGTTGGCGGTTCGAGTTCCGGGTCTGGGGCCGCTATTGCAGCAAACTTTGCAGCAGGTGCAATCGGTACGGAAACAAGCGGATCGATTCTCAGTCCTGCCAGCAGCAACTCCCTTGTTGGTATAAAACCGACTGTTGGATTGCTGAGCCGTACCGGAATTATTCCAATTTCAAACAGTCAGGATACCGCGGGGCCAATGACACGAACTGTGGAAGATGCGGCAATTATGTTAGACGTACTTACTGGTGTTGATGAAGAAGACCCGGCCACTTCCATGATGCCGCGGGACATAAACCATAGTTATTCCGCATCGTTGAATCAAAATGGATTGCAAAACGCAAAACTTGGTATTTCAAGGGATTACCTGGAAGAACTGAATGAGGAGGAAAATAATATCATCAACGCTGCTTTGACGGATATAGAAAATGCCGGAGCCAGGATAATCGATCCAGTATCGCTTCCCTCTGACTTGGACGACATGAATGTTCTTTTTCATGAATTCAAAAGTGGCGTAAATGCGTATTTAAATGACTTATCGGCGAATGTCCGGGTTCACTCTTTATCCGAAGTCATTCAATTTAATACATCTTATGAGGAAGCAGCCCTTAAATATGGTCAGACGATTCTTAAACATTCCGATGAAAAGAGCGGGAAACTTGTTGAAGCAGAATACATTAATGCCCGATTAAACGATCTGAAAATGTCACAGGATAAGGGTATCGATAAGACAATGGATGAGCATAAGTTAGACGCCCTGATTTTTGCCAATAATTATGGAGCAGGAATCGCAGCCAAAGCAGGGTATCCATCCATTTCTGTCCCAGCCGGGTATACTTCAGAAGGAAAACCAGTTGGCATTACATTCACAGGCAAAGCTTTTTTTGAAGCTAAGCTAATCGAATTGGCATATGCCTATGAACAAGCAACAAAACATAGGAAAGCACCAAAATTGGGTTAA
- a CDS encoding RAxF-45 family protein: MNITGSGISKFTEYLWICYALFSDVSFQGIRMSFFKTT; this comes from the coding sequence ATGAACATTACTGGTAGCGGCATATCAAAATTTACAGAATACCTGTGGATTTGCTATGCGCTTTTTTCCGATGTTTCTTTCCAGGGGATACGTATGTCCTTTTTTAAGACAACTTAA
- the rsgA gene encoding ribosome small subunit-dependent GTPase A, which produces MHNLKKIGWDRSIQNIEEENAARVITVQKNSYRVSDGKTDYFAHLSGKFLNQVANSLDFPAVGDWVEVLKLKDEQKAVVNSLLPRKSQFVRQAAGPKVEAQIVAANMDTIFIVNSLNHDLNVRRIERYLLSAYESGATPVIVLTKKDECSADEVKNCFEQVEEIAIGVPIVAISNVTRDGIDELMEYLPAGRTAALLGSSGVGKSTLINTLLDKEVQETKGIRDADSKGRHTTTHREMFVLPNGALLIDTPGMRELQLWEGESSMDSAFSDVEAFEKECKFNDCQHDTEPGCRVREALESGELSEERFRSYRKLQRELAFERRKQDQRAYLEEKNRWKKLKKQRQNGYKLQKKR; this is translated from the coding sequence TTGCATAATTTGAAAAAAATAGGATGGGATCGTTCCATCCAGAATATTGAAGAAGAAAATGCAGCACGGGTTATTACCGTTCAAAAAAACAGTTACCGTGTATCGGATGGGAAAACGGATTATTTTGCTCACTTAAGCGGGAAGTTTTTGAATCAGGTTGCGAATTCACTTGATTTTCCTGCCGTCGGTGACTGGGTGGAAGTACTGAAACTCAAAGATGAGCAAAAGGCTGTTGTAAATAGTCTCCTGCCGCGAAAAAGCCAATTTGTCAGACAGGCGGCCGGTCCAAAGGTTGAAGCACAGATAGTTGCGGCCAACATGGACACTATCTTTATTGTAAACTCGCTTAATCACGATTTGAATGTACGGCGAATCGAACGTTATCTATTATCTGCTTACGAAAGTGGTGCAACCCCAGTAATTGTACTGACAAAAAAGGATGAGTGTTCCGCTGATGAAGTAAAGAATTGTTTTGAACAGGTTGAAGAAATCGCAATCGGTGTCCCAATCGTTGCTATAAGTAATGTAACACGTGATGGAATCGATGAATTAATGGAATATTTACCCGCAGGAAGGACAGCAGCATTGCTTGGTTCATCAGGAGTCGGCAAGTCCACACTCATAAATACACTTCTGGACAAAGAAGTTCAGGAAACAAAGGGCATCCGCGATGCAGACAGCAAGGGACGGCATACAACAACACACCGTGAAATGTTCGTGTTGCCGAATGGTGCTTTACTGATTGATACGCCGGGCATGCGTGAACTGCAGCTTTGGGAAGGCGAATCGTCTATGGATTCTGCTTTCAGTGATGTGGAAGCATTTGAAAAAGAATGCAAATTTAACGATTGTCAGCATGATACAGAGCCGGGATGCCGGGTTCGGGAGGCACTGGAGAGTGGTGAATTGTCCGAGGAGCGGTTTAGAAGCTATCGAAAACTGCAGCGCGAACTGGCTTTTGAACGACGGAAACAGGATCAGCGGGCATATCTGGAAGAGAAAAATAGATGGAAGAAACTGAAGAAGCAGCGCCAAAATGGGTATAAGCTTCAGAAAAAGCGTTGA
- a CDS encoding aldo/keto reductase, whose product MDYVTLNNGLKMPQLGFGVWQVPDEEATPAVSKALEVGYRSIDTAKVYENENGVRRALVKSDVPREDLFITTKLWNTDQGYENTLKAFDKSLERLGLDYVDMYLIHWPTPEFDDYVETFKAMEKLYKDGRVKAIGVCNFNVEHLQRLLDECEVVPVVNQVECHPFLQQKELKEFCRKHDIFVEAWSPLMSGGDVLSNNVVKGIADEYGKTIAQVILRWHLQSNSIVIPKSVTPSRIEENFDVFDFELSSDDMDKIAELDRNHRNGPEPSQMNKR is encoded by the coding sequence ATGGACTACGTAACATTGAATAATGGTCTGAAAATGCCGCAGCTCGGGTTCGGAGTTTGGCAGGTACCTGATGAAGAAGCGACGCCTGCTGTATCAAAGGCTCTGGAAGTTGGCTATCGTTCGATCGATACGGCTAAAGTATATGAAAATGAGAATGGCGTTAGAAGGGCTCTTGTAAAAAGCGATGTTCCCCGTGAAGATCTGTTTATTACAACGAAGCTTTGGAATACGGATCAGGGTTATGAAAATACATTAAAAGCATTTGATAAAAGTCTCGAGAGGCTGGGTTTGGATTATGTTGATATGTATCTTATCCACTGGCCGACACCAGAGTTTGATGATTATGTCGAGACATTTAAAGCAATGGAAAAGTTGTATAAGGATGGGCGAGTGAAGGCAATTGGTGTCTGCAACTTTAATGTTGAGCATTTGCAGCGCCTGCTGGATGAGTGTGAAGTAGTTCCTGTTGTGAATCAGGTGGAATGTCATCCATTCCTGCAGCAAAAGGAACTGAAAGAGTTCTGCAGGAAGCATGATATTTTTGTGGAAGCATGGAGTCCGTTAATGAGCGGTGGGGATGTTTTAAGCAATAATGTCGTGAAAGGTATTGCTGATGAGTATGGCAAAACAATCGCGCAGGTTATTCTTCGCTGGCATCTGCAATCCAATTCTATTGTTATTCCGAAATCTGTCACTCCATCACGGATTGAAGAAAATTTCGATGTATTTGATTTCGAGTTAAGCTCAGATGATATGGACAAAATTGCTGAACTTGACCGCAATCATCGCAATGGCCCTGAACCGAGTCAAATGAATAAGCGTTAA
- a CDS encoding GntR family transcriptional regulator has product MNLSSKAIVKELINAIIQGKYPAGSSLQSERELAVSFQVGRPTIREVLQRLSHGGWLTLRKGQSAIVNDYWQEGNVTTIVNIVQYCDDIPDEFVLYFLEMRIAMTPQYVKNAINLHHPKVVGILAKMDELMDQPEDYALFDWKLQKELASLSENPIFLLTLNSFEGAYIEMATRYFSLSYSRKASYNYYKELMAAALKGDSRQAERLTKSMMEKSYALWNSHISEGKQSQETIN; this is encoded by the coding sequence ATGAATCTATCTTCAAAAGCAATTGTCAAAGAATTGATCAATGCAATCATTCAAGGAAAGTACCCCGCAGGAAGTTCGTTACAATCCGAAAGAGAGCTTGCCGTTTCATTCCAGGTGGGCCGTCCCACCATCAGAGAAGTGCTGCAGCGATTAAGTCATGGTGGTTGGTTGACATTACGAAAAGGTCAATCGGCTATTGTTAATGATTATTGGCAGGAAGGCAATGTCACGACGATTGTAAATATTGTCCAGTATTGTGACGACATACCAGATGAATTCGTACTCTACTTTTTAGAGATGCGAATCGCCATGACACCCCAATACGTAAAAAATGCCATTAATTTGCATCATCCAAAAGTTGTTGGCATACTCGCCAAAATGGATGAACTAATGGATCAGCCAGAGGACTATGCATTATTTGACTGGAAGCTGCAAAAAGAGCTGGCCAGTTTATCTGAAAATCCCATTTTTCTATTAACATTAAACAGTTTTGAAGGTGCATATATCGAAATGGCAACGCGCTACTTTTCACTTTCTTATTCCCGTAAAGCTTCGTATAACTACTATAAAGAACTAATGGCAGCAGCACTTAAAGGGGATTCCCGGCAAGCTGAAAGACTGACAAAATCAATGATGGAGAAAAGCTATGCATTATGGAATAGTCATATTTCTGAAGGAAAACAAAGTCAGGAAACTATCAATTAA
- a CDS encoding TetR/AcrR family transcriptional regulator encodes MPKIVDHEKRKIQIAEATWNVIVREGLEQATVRKIAKEADLSVGSLRHYFSSQSELLAFSMKLVSERVKKRALNKNYESPPMDVALEMLSEFLPIDEDQRIAMEVWLVFSSRMLVDKKLDKLGKDVYAEMRQAMEYVIGGLIQMGLIRQAIDKAAEAERLHALIDGIALHSLLHPEEFPAEKMIERLKYHLDSICN; translated from the coding sequence ATGCCAAAAATAGTTGATCATGAAAAAAGAAAAATTCAAATTGCCGAAGCAACCTGGAATGTTATTGTACGAGAAGGATTGGAACAGGCAACAGTCAGGAAAATTGCTAAAGAAGCTGATCTGTCTGTCGGGTCATTACGCCATTATTTTTCCAGTCAATCCGAATTGCTGGCATTTTCGATGAAGCTTGTGTCAGAGCGAGTTAAGAAGCGTGCTTTAAATAAAAACTATGAAAGTCCGCCAATGGATGTCGCGTTGGAGATGCTGAGCGAGTTTTTGCCAATCGATGAGGATCAGCGGATTGCAATGGAGGTGTGGCTGGTCTTTTCGTCCAGGATGCTTGTCGATAAAAAGTTGGATAAACTCGGTAAAGACGTATATGCTGAAATGAGGCAGGCAATGGAATATGTGATTGGCGGGTTAATTCAAATGGGCCTTATCCGTCAGGCTATCGATAAAGCAGCCGAAGCGGAAAGACTGCACGCGTTGATTGATGGGATAGCACTGCATTCCCTGTTACATCCAGAAGAATTCCCCGCTGAAAAAATGATTGAAAGACTGAAGTATCATCTGGACTCAATCTGCAACTAA
- a CDS encoding Rpn family recombination-promoting nuclease/putative transposase: protein MPLNTLIKEETPYYRLMKDYTNYHKEPNRNTNNILKRIPLERLMDLKVDYAFKQLFGSEKNKNITVVFLNAILQQTGRNQIKEVSFLNTESGGEYADDKQSRLDLLVTTNADEQINVEIQFTNKYDMVKRSLYYWAGVYRGPFKKGMAYHELRPVIAINILNFELFQRTENFHTTFHLYEDKEKFMLTDVMEYHFIEMPKLINDWKNDKLNPWNDVLARWLMLLGMVDHRNNEIYDDIYRELEEVALSDESLRKAFESWEEISMTEEQYFEYEGRLKRILDEEAVERERELRMQEAEKEGIEKGIQKGIEKGIEKGIEKGIQKGEINTKEAIAHRLLAKGVDIDIVAETTELSKDKIKIIQRELQE, encoded by the coding sequence ATGCCTCTAAACACACTGATTAAAGAAGAAACTCCGTATTATCGTTTAATGAAAGACTACACAAACTATCACAAGGAACCAAATCGGAATACGAACAACATTCTAAAGCGAATACCACTAGAGCGATTAATGGACTTAAAAGTTGATTATGCGTTTAAACAACTTTTTGGCAGTGAAAAGAATAAAAATATTACGGTCGTATTTTTAAATGCCATCCTGCAACAAACCGGTCGAAATCAAATTAAAGAAGTTTCCTTTCTCAATACCGAATCAGGCGGTGAGTATGCGGATGACAAACAATCAAGGCTGGATTTGCTGGTAACGACAAATGCCGATGAACAGATTAATGTGGAAATTCAATTCACGAATAAATACGATATGGTGAAACGTTCCTTATACTATTGGGCTGGAGTATACCGGGGACCGTTTAAAAAAGGAATGGCATATCATGAGCTAAGACCGGTCATAGCTATAAATATCCTCAACTTCGAATTATTCCAGCGGACAGAGAACTTTCATACAACTTTTCATTTGTATGAGGATAAAGAAAAATTCATGTTGACAGATGTGATGGAATACCACTTTATTGAAATGCCCAAGCTAATAAATGACTGGAAGAACGACAAATTGAATCCATGGAACGATGTACTGGCCAGATGGCTGATGCTCCTTGGCATGGTGGATCACAGGAATAATGAGATATATGACGACATTTATCGGGAACTGGAGGAGGTTGCTTTGAGTGATGAGTCATTGCGTAAAGCGTTTGAAAGCTGGGAAGAGATAAGCATGACGGAAGAACAATACTTCGAATATGAAGGACGTTTAAAGCGTATTTTGGATGAGGAAGCTGTCGAACGAGAGAGAGAACTTCGAATGCAAGAGGCGGAAAAGGAAGGAATAGAAAAAGGAATACAGAAGGGAATAGAAAAAGGAATAGAAAAAGGAATAGAAAAAGGAATACAAAAAGGAGAGATAAATACCAAAGAAGCCATTGCCCACCGGCTTTTGGCAAAAGGAGTAGATATTGATATAGTTGCAGAAACGACTGAACTCTCAAAAGATAAAATTAAAATAATCCAGCGTGAGCTACAAGAATAG
- a CDS encoding sterol desaturase family protein, which produces MGKYYKEFLKFPDVTIMMILFVPILIFTLAHSLQITTWVTIVIGMAGYATSEYMIHRFLFHMKTPKSPFLLKIIKRLHFDHHVDPSDLSLLFLPIWFSLPNFFIASLIFYLITANLQLTIAFLAGVMGYFLYYEWKHYVAHKPIKPRTKMGKKIKKAHLWHHFKNENYWFGVTHTSADKTLGTYRDHKQVEKSETARNLEKRAR; this is translated from the coding sequence ATGGGGAAGTACTACAAGGAATTTCTAAAATTCCCGGATGTCACGATTATGATGATTTTGTTTGTTCCAATTTTGATTTTTACACTTGCACATTCCCTGCAAATAACTACATGGGTAACCATTGTAATTGGAATGGCTGGATATGCAACGAGTGAATATATGATTCACCGATTTTTGTTTCATATGAAAACACCCAAGAGTCCGTTTTTACTGAAAATAATTAAGCGCTTACACTTTGATCACCATGTAGATCCCAGTGACTTAAGTCTATTATTTCTGCCAATTTGGTTTAGCCTGCCAAACTTTTTCATTGCATCACTGATCTTCTACCTGATCACAGCCAACCTGCAGCTTACAATAGCTTTTCTTGCAGGGGTAATGGGCTATTTCCTTTATTATGAATGGAAGCATTATGTTGCCCATAAGCCAATAAAACCACGCACAAAAATGGGCAAAAAGATTAAGAAGGCCCATCTCTGGCATCATTTCAAAAATGAAAACTATTGGTTTGGTGTAACACACACTTCTGCTGATAAAACTCTTGGTACGTATAGAGATCATAAACAAGTAGAAAAGAGCGAAACAGCAAGGAATTTGGAAAAACGCGCAAGATAA
- a CDS encoding HD domain-containing protein, translating into MIEQARTFAEKAHHGQKRKSSDDAYITHPIRVAERLQEAGFSDELICAGYLHDVVEDTPYEMEDIEDAFGPRVTHLVAAHTEDKSKSWQERKQHTIDTVKYAEKEVKYLIVADKLDNLLSMEKEYERQGDALWYNFNAGYEQQKWYNKSIEENMCVGLAESEIPAYFQKFSEAVKRVFG; encoded by the coding sequence ATGATCGAACAAGCTAGGACGTTTGCTGAAAAAGCACATCACGGTCAAAAACGAAAAAGCTCAGACGACGCCTATATAACCCACCCGATTCGTGTAGCTGAGCGACTACAGGAAGCCGGATTTAGTGATGAATTAATCTGCGCGGGCTATTTGCATGACGTTGTTGAAGATACACCATATGAAATGGAAGATATTGAGGACGCGTTTGGACCACGTGTCACTCATTTAGTCGCCGCCCATACAGAAGATAAATCAAAATCCTGGCAGGAGCGCAAACAGCACACAATTGATACGGTTAAATATGCTGAAAAAGAAGTGAAATACCTGATTGTTGCAGACAAGTTGGACAATCTGCTTTCCATGGAAAAAGAATATGAACGCCAGGGTGATGCGCTGTGGTACAACTTTAACGCCGGGTACGAACAGCAGAAATGGTATAATAAATCAATTGAAGAAAATATGTGTGTTGGACTGGCTGAAAGTGAGATACCTGCGTATTTTCAGAAGTTTTCTGAAGCGGTGAAGCGGGTGTTTGGCTAA
- a CDS encoding 2TM domain-containing protein has translation MIGWFIVACEIGFWVFVLSGLVARYILKKKKLGAVLLICTPVVDLLLLIATVIDLKNGATATTVHGVAAIYIGVSVAFGHQMIDWADRYFSYWFADGKKPVKKKKYGKEYAKRERGGWYRHLLAWCIGTAILGGIILYINNPSQTEVLFRTLQFWSLILVIDFVISFSYTLFPKKENSGWL, from the coding sequence ATGATAGGCTGGTTTATTGTTGCATGTGAAATTGGATTTTGGGTATTTGTTTTGTCCGGGTTGGTTGCACGGTATATTTTAAAGAAAAAGAAGCTTGGTGCAGTTCTGCTCATTTGTACACCGGTGGTCGATTTATTGCTGTTGATCGCAACAGTTATCGATTTGAAAAACGGTGCAACGGCTACAACTGTGCATGGCGTTGCGGCAATATACATCGGTGTAAGTGTTGCGTTTGGACATCAGATGATCGACTGGGCTGACAGGTATTTTTCATATTGGTTTGCTGATGGTAAAAAGCCGGTAAAGAAGAAAAAATACGGGAAAGAATATGCGAAACGTGAACGCGGCGGCTGGTACCGTCATTTATTGGCGTGGTGTATTGGCACTGCAATTTTGGGCGGAATTATTTTGTATATTAATAATCCATCGCAAACAGAGGTTTTGTTTCGGACATTACAGTTCTGGTCACTTATTCTTGTGATCGACTTTGTCATTAGCTTCAGCTACACCTTATTTCCAAAAAAAGAAAATAGCGGCTGGTTGTAA
- the abc-f gene encoding ribosomal protection-like ABC-F family protein, with the protein MIVCSIQNVTQIIGANTIFEGITTEIKQGDRIGLIGRNGEGKTTLLDLIARRTQPVSGQITWKKDSTVGLLEQTPEIASRKKVETILYEVFASIEEMKVRMTKLERSMSEETDPDRLTRHIEKYGALQEKFQQDGGYEVDSQIRRIMSGLNIDSLAEKEWQQLSGGERTKVGLAQLLLTSPDLLLLDEPTNHLDLSAIEWLTNFINQYDGTVVIVSHDRYFLDETVTSILEMDQGELIKYHTNYSGFVKEREERLLKEFQQYEDQQKKIKKMKETIKRLKEWANQANPPNDGLHRRAKSMEKALARMEVKKKPILEQKKIDLDFQMNKRSGKDVVSLEEVCKSYGDRQLFSNVNMLVRFQERIAIIGENGSGKSTILKMILGSESVTDGEIRLGSNLSVGFLSQHMFEMDGERSILDEFRDQVHVTEGDARGILARFMFYGKTVFQKVKSMSGGEKMRLRLAQLVHQNHNLLILDEPTNHLDIESKEVLEEALDQFDGTIIAVSHDRYFLDKIFPITYWLADEDLNKYDGNYSFAREKRSVQ; encoded by the coding sequence ATGATTGTATGCAGTATACAAAATGTAACGCAGATTATTGGTGCAAATACTATTTTTGAAGGAATTACAACTGAAATTAAACAAGGTGACCGGATTGGCCTAATTGGCAGAAATGGTGAAGGGAAGACGACGCTGCTTGATTTGATTGCCCGAAGAACGCAGCCGGTCTCGGGTCAGATTACCTGGAAAAAGGATTCGACGGTAGGGTTGCTGGAACAAACGCCAGAAATTGCTAGCAGGAAAAAAGTTGAAACCATCCTTTATGAAGTCTTTGCTTCGATTGAAGAAATGAAAGTACGTATGACAAAACTGGAACGTTCTATGTCAGAGGAAACGGATCCCGACAGATTAACCCGACATATTGAAAAATACGGTGCCCTGCAGGAGAAATTTCAGCAGGATGGCGGCTATGAAGTCGACTCACAAATCAGAAGAATTATGAGTGGATTGAACATTGATAGTTTAGCTGAAAAGGAATGGCAGCAGCTTAGTGGCGGTGAGCGGACAAAAGTTGGCTTAGCGCAGCTGTTGTTAACTTCACCAGACCTGTTACTGTTGGATGAACCAACGAATCACCTGGATTTATCGGCTATTGAGTGGTTAACAAACTTTATCAATCAGTACGACGGAACAGTGGTGATTGTTTCCCATGATCGTTATTTCCTGGATGAAACAGTCACGTCGATTTTGGAGATGGATCAGGGGGAACTGATTAAATATCATACGAATTACTCTGGTTTTGTAAAAGAACGGGAAGAACGTCTGCTCAAAGAGTTTCAGCAATACGAGGACCAGCAAAAGAAGATTAAAAAAATGAAAGAAACAATCAAGCGGCTGAAAGAGTGGGCAAACCAGGCCAATCCGCCGAATGACGGACTTCATCGCCGGGCTAAAAGTATGGAAAAAGCACTGGCGCGAATGGAAGTAAAGAAAAAGCCTATTTTGGAACAGAAAAAAATTGACCTGGATTTTCAGATGAACAAACGCAGTGGAAAAGATGTCGTGAGCTTGGAGGAAGTTTGTAAGTCTTATGGTGACCGGCAGTTATTTTCCAACGTGAATATGTTAGTCCGGTTTCAGGAGCGGATTGCCATTATTGGTGAAAACGGAAGCGGTAAGTCGACAATATTGAAAATGATATTAGGCAGTGAATCCGTGACAGACGGCGAAATCAGGCTTGGAAGCAATTTGTCGGTCGGCTTTTTATCACAGCACATGTTTGAAATGGATGGTGAACGGTCAATTCTTGATGAATTTCGTGATCAGGTCCATGTGACAGAAGGTGACGCGCGGGGAATATTGGCGAGGTTTATGTTTTACGGGAAGACTGTTTTTCAAAAAGTGAAAAGCATGAGTGGCGGTGAAAAGATGCGGCTGCGACTGGCACAGCTCGTCCATCAGAACCATAACCTGCTCATACTTGATGAACCGACCAACCATTTGGATATTGAATCAAAAGAAGTTCTGGAGGAAGCACTTGATCAGTTTGATGGCACAATAATCGCAGTTTCCCATGATCGTTATTTTCTGGATAAAATCTTCCCGATTACGTATTGGCTTGCTGATGAGGACCTGAATAAATACGACGGAAATTACTCTTTCGCCCGGGAGAAGCGAAGTGTGCAATAG
- a CDS encoding transcriptional regulator has translation MEKEKELIINEPHWTILAILLDGRFYPISDLAYMTGLTTEKTRAYVSELIGENIIDIEDNGRHAYYGIDNSETAEAVKEALSSMPVPEIRPLKQNPRKKAVGYARTCYSHLAGELGIKLADALVEQGIIGKGDKGFYVTDKGEIHFRNMQIDVQNLRGYNKKCLDWTERRHHIAGPLGKTLVERFLDLGWIERVSESRSLKVTNEGKKALKNKFAIVI, from the coding sequence ATGGAAAAGGAGAAAGAGCTTATCATTAATGAACCGCATTGGACTATCCTGGCTATTTTACTGGATGGGCGGTTTTATCCAATCAGTGATTTGGCGTATATGACCGGACTGACAACGGAGAAAACGAGAGCGTATGTATCTGAACTGATTGGAGAAAATATCATAGATATAGAAGATAATGGCAGACATGCGTATTATGGAATTGATAATTCGGAGACTGCCGAAGCGGTGAAGGAAGCATTGTCTTCCATGCCGGTGCCGGAAATCAGACCATTGAAGCAAAACCCCAGGAAAAAGGCTGTCGGTTATGCAAGAACGTGTTACAGTCATCTGGCCGGAGAACTGGGTATTAAACTAGCCGATGCTCTGGTTGAGCAAGGTATAATCGGTAAAGGAGACAAGGGGTTTTACGTAACAGATAAAGGAGAAATCCATTTTAGAAACATGCAAATAGATGTTCAAAATCTAAGAGGTTATAACAAGAAATGTCTGGACTGGACCGAGCGCAGGCATCATATCGCAGGTCCACTGGGTAAAACACTGGTGGAGAGATTTTTGGATCTTGGCTGGATTGAGCGGGTTTCGGAATCACGGTCACTGAAGGTTACGAATGAGGGGAAGAAAGCGCTTAAAAATAAATTTGCGATTGTTATTTGA